One Nymphaea colorata isolate Beijing-Zhang1983 chromosome 12, ASM883128v2, whole genome shotgun sequence genomic window, GATGCGttggaaggaaggaagaaggcgGTGTCTTGTTTGGAAGAGGACGGGAAGAAGGGGCACCAGACTTGGATCAGAGTGGAGAAATTGGAGAAAAATCTCTGTGGGAGGAGTAGGCCTGTGTTCTTCAGAGGTGTAGCCACTGTTGTTGCGAAATTATTCAACATAGTGGAGCCTGACTTTGCTGTGTTTGGGAAGAAGGACTACCAACAATGGCGTTTGATCTGTAGAATggtttctccctctcttctctgtGTTCACATTTtcgttggttttcttttttctaatagTTTGAAATATATGTTTTCCGTCGGGAACTTTAATTCAATCACTGCATCTCAGCTTGTAAACTGGTGTTGCCTTTGGTTCTTTGTTAGGTTAGGGATCTCAATTTCCCCATAAACATTATTGGTTCAGAATTAGTTCGTGATGAAGATGGACTTGCGATGAGCTCGCGTAATGTCCATTTGTCACCTGAGCAGCGAGAGAAGGTTTGCCTTGTAACTTAACTGCAATTTATGCTCTTTTCAGTTCAGAGTATCTTGTTTAGTTTCTGATACTAAAGCATGACATGACATGCCTTCTAGTTCTTCTCAATATTATCGCCTTTGTTTGTCTTGGAAATTTTAATTCCTCGTTCTTTCCTTTGGCTTTATCATGAATCCGTTTTCTGGGGGATTGTATTCAGACTAAGTTCAGCAAATagattgaaaagagaaataggcGATTCTGTACCTGTCAAGTTAGATGTCTGTCCGGTAATCTGATTATATTTTGGCTGCCACGAGCTTGAGTACTTTCACAATGTCAAATCATGCCGCTCTCATTCTGCATTACCTACCTTAGTTATGGTTATGGAGTTATGTCATTTTCTAAAGATTTACAACTTATTCTCTACCTTGGTTATGGTTCACCTTCTATGGAAGTTTTGAATCATGTTCTACGTGACTGCTTTCAGACTTGTCATGATCAAAGCTTTGATGAATGTCTCGTGGAAGTGGAATTGATGGCTTGCAGAATGTCAAATGTTACACTGTCTTAGAGGTTATCTGGAGAAGAATCAAATTCTGAAAATATGCATTGAATCATCtttagaaattgatttttctaagaaaaaatcaaattgcaaAAGAATAGCACACAAGAGTATGGATAAGCCAGGAGCCAGACTAAAAGGAATGCCTATATTGTAGCATGTATGTGATATAAATAAACAACTATTTCACACCAGCGCTACATCTGTAAGCACCCTACCCATATTACTAAAAGGAAATTTCATCCAAAATCTACATTGAAGGCAGAAACATTTAGGTGCACCTCTATTAAATATGACTGAAGATGAAACCTTTATTTGTCCAGCTTTTATTTGCCTGTTCTTTGGAAGGATGGGCACCGTGAGAGTGTTGTCCTCGAAGAAAAGTGCATTTGAGATGCTTTTTGCAAACTCAAGGGTAAGAGGTggacaacaaaatgaaactgaCTGTATATGAAATATTATCAGTTCCTACAGGCAAACTTGCTACTCCATATTGTGCAGCTTGTTTTGACAGTTACAGATATATTCTGTTCAAAATGATTTGCAGTTGGTTGAATTGGAAATTGTGGACAACAGTTTTTTCAGATATGAAGCAGTAATTGTGCCTTAGATATCGCTCAAgtttattttacctttttaaaCGATCTCACAATATTGAAACTTACTTGGTTCAAGTTTGTCCTTTCCAGGCCTTATCCATTAGCAGGTCATTGTTAAAAGCTAAAGTAGATGTACAAAGGGGGCAAACTTCTGCGACAGAATTGAGGAATGCTATCATTAAATCAATCAGTCAAGCTGGTGGAAGGATTGATTATGCAGAGGTAAGAACATAATGACTGCCATTTCTCAGTCAGTTCTTCTCCAGAATATTGTTAGTTGGCAAACTATTTATCACATAACagtttccatataaaaaaatcttttacaCAAACAAGTAAATATTTTCTAAACTCTTTCATGCAAGAACATTTCATACCGTGAATTCAGTAAGACTCTTCATTTCTTTAAGCACGAGTCGTGGTGGATTCTTAAAGTGACCATGGGGATACGCCATACCCATGGGGATGTGCTATGCCCAAAATGATCATTTATGATGTTGGGCATCTGTGCTTACTGCTGCCCATGGGCTTATCATTGTTGGCAATACTTTTAGCAATTGTTATCTGAATAGAATTGATGTGATATCACAGTGCTCGCTGACTACTTGGAATGCTTGATGATATTTGTTCTGAAGGCTCTGGGAAAATAttggtctttctttttaaatgtcATCCTGAATCTTTAGCCTTGCGGTGTTGATCTCTGTGTTGATGCAGGTAGTAGAACAAGAAAATCTGGAGGCTGTTGAAGAGGTCTGTGGCCCTGTTGTCATTTGCATTGCTGCATGGTTTGGAAACGTCAGGTTAATAGACAACCTTGAGATTAATTCATAGCTTTCTCATTTGTTGGCAATCTAACTCATAATGcatttcttttagaaaatgCAATGTGGTCTTCTCTGATGTATTTTGGCATAAGTTAAATAAAGTGTCGAGTTCACTTCTAATGATTGTCTAGTAGCTTAGTTGCATGCtgcatctttatttttttcatttatgtcaAATTCTGAAGCTGCATTCGAGTAATCCGTCAGTTCTCTATTAATGTATCATTCAGTTGGCCATGATTATAATGAAAACAGAATTTTTGATACAAATTCAAATTACTTATCTGTCATGGGTGTCAGCAGAACGTTTGGTAAGTGGCAGGTTCCTTAAATTATCGCTAACACCACCCAACCTGTACTACATGCAAGCTGTCCCACTTCTATCATGTACTTGGTTTTCTATTCAATAATTCCTTAGAAACCTGCTAACCTTGTATCATCTCTCGTAGTTGAGTGATTTGGATGAACCATTTGTAAGTGAAAGTTGTCATTGATCCAATGTACATCAGCAGCTTATCTTGATTTTTGTGTGACTAGATCATGTCATCAATGACACAGCATTCTTAAAGAGATCTTAGAGTCTACTTACTATCCATCTCAAGGATAGGCAGTCACTAGTATGGGAAAactatgaattttttgttgggCCTCCCCGCCTAAACGTTTGAAATTAGTGTGAGGGTGTAAGAACTAACATCTATTTGAAGTTATGATTTGGCAACGACATTTATACATAGTTGGTTTTCATTTAGATTGGATTGAGGGCCTGATACAGTGCTCAGCACATTGTGCACTTTAGGCATAGTCAATTCTCTTTCCATGCCGCTGCCAACCGGCATCAGTCATGCCTAAGGCCATCGTTTCTCATGATTCGCTGCAAGTTTATGTGACCTACAAGGCTGGTTAGACGCATGAAAGGAATGAAACTGTTTGATCGTTTTAGAACCAGTCACTGAAATAGCATGAACCTTTTCATCAAGCTTGTTTGCGAGTTTGTAACTATTCAAAGAAACCAtcaagagaatgaaagagaTTAGCGAGTAACTGAATTTACCAGCCAGAAtcgaaaaacaaacaaatatcaACCACTGGTAGTGCAGATGGACTTGCAATCAATACGCAgaatcaccatcatcatcataatcATCAAAGGAATTGACCCAAGGCAAGTAATGGAAACCGACCGAACGTAACGAATTTTATAGAACATGCTATATGAAGAAAGGGTACATAATAATGACGAGAGACGAGGACATGGTGGTGGTGTCAACAAGGAATCAGATCGATGAAGAACCGAATGACATTGAGGGGGATCTTTAAGAGATGAACTGCAAGGCTGGCCAACCAGGCAAAGCATGCGCAGCATGGACATAAACAACTAATCGCCGTCCTGTAACCAAATCATTTAGACACAtacaaaaaatatgaatatgatagggggagagagagaaagaaagaggctCACCCAATTATCCAAACGACGGCCCCGACCAGTGCAAGAAGCAACGACAGGAATGCGAAGGGCAAACCGATCAAGAAACCGAGAGGCCTGCACTcaaccattctctctctctctctctcttcaccttGTGCAGTTTTCTCGCTAacgaccctctctctctctctctctctctctctctccctctctctctctcttatttggTTGAATAGAAAGAGTGGCAAGTTCGAACTTGGTGATGCTTTCCAAACTTGGGCTGCTGATAATTGGCCTCCACAAATTGGAAGCTTAAAATGTCCCGTCTGACCCACGTCAAAGTTGGTCGATGCTGTGAAACTAGCGACTGACTCAGGTTAGCCCAGGTTATACTTGCGTTGAAGCAAACCATCTTTAATTTTCTGagccttttttctttcaagaaggGTAGGCTTGGTTTAGCCTAGATTCCTTCCTGATCCGGTGGACACACTTCATTTCTTATACATGGAATGCCAATCCAAAGGTTTTCATCTTTACACCTTTTCAGGATTCCACAGCTAAAAAAGCAAGGTGCTTTTCAGTAATAAAAGCAATACAAATTACCAAAATCATGCAGAATCTCTATGCATTTGGAAGGAACATCTCAAGAACTTCTGCCTTAGCACTACAACCATCAAAATCATGCAGAAGCTCTATGCATTTGGCAGCTACATCACCACAACTTCTGCCTTCAAAAGAATGCATTTCTCCATTCTACAGTCGCATCCATATGGATGATTAAATCTGGTTACGGAGATAGCAGCAGAATCTCCATTCATCAAGTTGAATGAAATttaagagagggagaagaaacgAAGGAAAAAAGATGTTCTCCAAAATGTCTTATGGGGCTCCACGAAATTTCTTTATGTTCAATCTTCGAATGCGATCCCTGAAGGCAAGGGAAATACCCAGCCCTTGTGGCTGGAGACAAGAAATGAAAGGGCAAGAACAGAAGGCCCTGATGAGAAATTTGGAAGAATCGCATATCCGATGGCTGCCGGCTATGGAGCTTTTGCATCGTTGATGGTGCCAATTGGATGACGGTATAACaactattttcaaaaagaaccataagcaaaataaaagaTCGGGAATCCGCAATCGAGATGATGAAAAAACCGATGTTAGATATACGGGTAAATGCCAATGATATGTATCTCCAATGGTAATCATATCAGTTTGGAGTTTGATCCTATAGCTATAATAATGTCGATAAAGGCTCAATTCTTACAGCGCGGCCGTAAGAAAGAAGTACAATTCGCAGGATAAAACAACCCACCTTTTCCAACCGCCTAGTACTGGTTAGTGGATACTGGTGAACCACCGTGCCACCATGAGACTGCCTATTACCGTCGCCCTAGCAGGtgaccctctccctctctctctctctcccacacacacAGAAAAACACAGGCAGACACAATATTTGCAAGCATTAAACAAATCTATTGAAGTAGGAAAAATTCGTCCATCCAAAATATACACAGGCAAAACAGAAAAGCAGTCTCTTACAACAGATCAGCGAAAATATCATCCCATGTACCTTTTCATCAAAACTCATGTACACTTGAACCCATGACAGACAGACAAGACAATGATGAGAATCAAGGCAATGATGATACCCAAAACAATCAGTTTGATCTTCATGTTCTGGAACCACATCTTCCTTCGCATCTTTGTCCCTTGTGATCGGAAATCCTGAGCCTGCATCCACAAAGTAATCGAATATTTTGAATTTCCTAGACAGGGTCAGCGGGACACCAGAGACCGAATTTATAAACTGTTTTAAGGAAATAACGGCTGACACATACATGAAATGAatgcataaacaaaagaaaggtgCTTTTAAGTTGCGTGCTACAAAAACCTGCGAGCGAAGGTCTTCAGTTTTGTCCACAAGAAGTTCTATCTTCTGACCACGGTCAAGAACCTGTATATAGAAGGAACACGAGGAACCCATTAGTTCTAATTGTTCCACCAGAAGGACACCATCAGCAATTGCAAGGTAGACAGCTGAAATTTGTCCAGCCAGTTCAACGTGCCTATTTGGTCATACCATTTGGTCGATGACAAGGTAAAAGGCCTTTAAAGAaacgaaaataaaaaatgaacccAAGACAACGATAACAGATCCCATCAAAATCTTTCCAAATTCGGTGGCCATTCATAGATGTTAAGATACCTTCTCAATGTTTTCCATCATCACTCCTTTCACTTCTGAAACTTGATCCTTTATTTTCGCAAGCTTGCTTACTTCATCTGCATGATCTACACAGTACTGCATGTGCTCCTTCAGTTTGGGCCTGCAGCATAAGAATTTTAGGAAACCAAATAGATTTTTCATTCAGCAAAAGACTGTTCTATTGTTTAAGCATTAGTTACCCAAATTCCCTGTTAAGGCTGTGTGCAACAGCTGTAGCAGCTTTCCCACCACTGTATCTCTTGATAAAGTCATCCTTTACACGTTCAAGAAAAGCAACAGGCACTTGTCGTCCAACAGACTCAACTGCAACTACACAGAAGGCTGCAGTATCCAGCAAGGAGACAAAGTATCAACAATCAACAAAAGAgcaaattcaaaaccaaaaacaaaaaaagacatTCGGACAAAAGCCTTCAGAGGCAGCAACTTCTTGAGATGATCTTTATGAAATTAACCACACAACTACTCCTTGAGCAATCCTATCAAATTAGGGCAAGAGCCACAGCCTTGACCAAATGAAACTAAAATGAATTCCTCCCTGTGTGAGGCCATCCAACAAAATCACTTGCAATGCATTCTCCACTAAGCTTCCCCTGATAATTTATGTACTCCAAAGAATGAACAGTATtataattaataaaagagaCATTTGATCAATCTCCTAAATTAAAAAGGGAAACCTTATTTATCCTTAAACATGtaatgagaagaaatttttaatCCACACTTTTTGCTCTTCTTATAACCAGTTATCTACCCTGGCATGTGACTGTCTGATCAAAGTCAAAGGCCTCAGATTTTGTTGAAGATGCGATAAAGTGAATGTGTTTGACCAGCAGTGCAACCTTAATCATGTTTGCACACACCGAAAGCATGAGGCAGGACTAGGCAGTGGAATTCCAAAACATTTCTCTTACGCACCTAGGTTTCCCAGCCTACTAAAAAAAAGATAGCACTTAGGTGCACTTTGACTACTAAGCATGCACCTTGGGTCACTGTGCTCTAAGTTGCAATTATCAGGTATCCTGGATTAGGATCAAATGACCTATGTATATGAGAATAACAGATACTGCAAGTTACTTAACTCTCAATTGACACTCTTTCTTGGAAAACATGcttccaaaacaaaaagttttggCTTCAATTGCACCAATTGTAGTGTATAACAAGACAAGAGCAGCAAGTAGGAGACCATGATCAACCAACTAAGTTCTCAAGTGGACACGTGCATTACGAAGGCCAGCAGCCATGGCCTTAAACATTATGCTTACTGACAGCCACAGCTATGCCTGGGAACAACCTCAAGTTCTAAAATGGTTATGAAGCTCCAAACCTACACTATTCAGACGCAAGGGAAATTACACTCCACTGCTTCCAACAGATATATTTTCATAACAGTAAGGGTAATATTTAtgaatttcttttcaaaatatttcctgGAATCCTGAGACCACCAAAGCCAGGTATAACCACATGTcacgtctatatatatatatatatatatatatatatatatatatatgttatttatatataagtaGTTTTATTTGGCTATATGTTTAAACTTTTtcttatcaaggttaccttggatcgatatatcaatgaaaacatttttcagaacGGTCAAAACTCATTTGACGTCATGTCGGGCTGCACCAGCACCCACACCGATGCGGgtgtgcacccatgtgacttaggacTTAAAAGACCACAAAAGAACCTCTATAAGAACCAAGCTACTGAACATTGGGTTTGATAATCCACAGTCACTattcaatgttcaaaacatcCAAAACAAAGCAGACACATATACATAATTTAATCAAGCAATGCAGCTAACCAAGAAAGAGAAACCAAAtttctcattaaaaaaataacaacaacaacaacaaaaaacagcAAAGGTCCAACTTTGAGTTGGTGGAAATTAACCAAAATATCCAGTGCCACAATCGTAGGGGAATTATTTAAGATTCAAGAACATGGCCAGCTGTATTGGGAACCGCTATCAAGATTAATTATCGAGCTGGACCTTGCTGTCAGGCATAATCCAACTTCTTCATAGTGAATCCTGCAGTCTTAGAAGGTAAAGTGACTTGTGCAATGTTCACTACTGTGACTCATCCAATGTCTAAGGGGTAAAGTGACCATTTCAATGTTTACTACTGGGAATGGCTTGAGACCTCATAATCCAGAATACGTGGTCCTTGTCAGTCTAGAGAAGACAATTATGAGTCACCAGGCTCAAACATTAGTAATCATAAGGTGGCATGTCCTATGAAGAACCATTTGCAAATTctattaaaacccaaaaccaAGTGGATAACCTTGCTACACAACTCAACCCCAGGTGAACAAACCAAAAAGGCCGATATTGACAACATGCTAAAGATTAAAAAACGGTACATCTAGCAAGATAGCAAGACAGAGAAGACATCACTAATAAATCAACTACACACACATTTTCTGTGCATTTATCATCACATTCCATACGGTCATATGATCATATCCCATATGACTATCAACTATTATGGTAATTCATCAACTAATTATATGATGCAACTTTGCTTTGTACTACGAAAAGGAGTCATTATAGAGATTCTGTGTATCATGAAATCCTCTGAATATGAAACTTTGATTGCATAGAACTTCAACTGAAAAGCTATTCTGCATAGCAAGCATTCCATATCTACAACGGAATAGTAGAACAGTAAGGCAAAGAACCCTCCAA contains:
- the LOC116266447 gene encoding signaling peptide TAXIMIN 2-like; translated protein: MVECRPLGFLIGLPFAFLSLLLALVGAVVWIIGTAISCLCPCCACFAWLASLAVHLLKIPLNVIRFFIDLIPC
- the LOC116265630 gene encoding vesicle-associated membrane protein 721-like, producing MGQQSLIYSFVARGTVILAEFTEFSGNFTAIASQCLQKLPSSNNRFTYTCDNHTFNYLVEDGFTFCVVAVESVGRQVPVAFLERVKDDFIKRYSGGKAATAVAHSLNREFGPKLKEHMQYCVDHADEVSKLAKIKDQVSEVKGVMMENIEKVLDRGQKIELLVDKTEDLRSQAQDFRSQGTKMRRKMWFQNMKIKLIVLGIIIALILIIVLSVCHGFKCT
- the LOC116265364 gene encoding pantoate--beta-alanine ligase, coding for MGLEPEVISDNEEMRSWSRNQRRNGETIALVPTMGFLHQGHLSLIEEAKKHAGVVVVSIYVNPGQFAPGEDLSRYPSDFEGDLSKLREVECVNVVFHPRNLYETTTKVMEPKEAGEDALEGRKKAVSCLEEDGKKGHQTWIRVEKLEKNLCGRSRPVFFRGVATVVAKLFNIVEPDFAVFGKKDYQQWRLICRMVRDLNFPINIIGSELVRDEDGLAMSSRNVHLSPEQREKALSISRSLLKAKVDVQRGQTSATELRNAIIKSISQAGGRIDYAEVVEQENLEAVEEVCGPVVICIAAWFGNVRLIDNLEINS